A genomic window from Cricetulus griseus strain 17A/GY chromosome 4, alternate assembly CriGri-PICRH-1.0, whole genome shotgun sequence includes:
- the Azi2 gene encoding 5-azacytidine-induced protein 2 isoform X1, whose amino-acid sequence MDTLVEDDICILNHEKAQRREAVMPLSVYSGDESVASHFALVTAYEDIKKRLKDSEKENSFLKKRIRALEEKLVGARVDEETSSVGREQVNKAYHAYREVCIDRDNLKNKLEKINKDNTESLKVLNEQLQSKEVELLQLRTEVETQQVMRNLNPPSSNWEVEKLSLDLKIHGLEQELEVMRKECHDLKIELQKAKQTGPPQENIPQDRDLIRRSLSREEDGPHQGLLHSDNMQHAYWELKREMSNLHLVTQVQAELLRKLKTSAAIKKACTPAGCVEDLGKDLAKLHLTNFTATYKRYPPLSPNGKATCYAPPSTLPGDTKVLSDKAVLQSWTDNERLIPNDGTDFQEHNSYGRNSLDDNSWVFPSPPKSSETTFGENKNKTFPLSNLPPLHYLDQHNQNCLYKS is encoded by the exons ATGGACACACTAGTAGAAGATGACATCTGCATTCTGAATCATGAGAAAgcccagagaagagaggcagtAATGCCACTCTCTGTGTATTCAGGGGATGAATCGGTCGCCTCACACTTTGCTCTTGTCACCGCATATGAAGACATCAAGAAGAGACTTAaagattcagagaaagaaaactctttcttaaagaaaagaataagggCTTTGGAAGAAAAG CTTGTTGGCGCGCGAGTAGATGAAGAAACAAGTTCTGTGGGACGAGAGCAAGTGAATAAGGCCTATCATGCATATCGAGAGGTTTGCATTGATAGAGACAATTTGAAGAACAAATTGGAGAAAATA AATAAAGACAACACTGAATCTTTGAAAGTATTGAATGAGCAGCTACAGTCTAAAGAAGTAGAGCTTCTGCAGCTAAGAACAGAGGTGGAAACTCAGCAGG TAATGAGGAATTTAAATCCACCCTCATCCAACTGGGAGGTGGAAAAGTTAAGCCTTGACTTGAAGATCCATGGTTTGGAACAAGAGCTGGAAGTAATGAGGAAAGAATGCCACGACCTCAAAATAGAGCTACAGAAAGCCAAACAGACG GGTCCACCTCAGGAAAACATTCCTCAGGACAGAGATCTCATCAGACGGAGCCTGTCGAGGGAGGAAGATGGTCCACATCAAGGCCTTCTCCACAG TGATAATATGCAACATGCATACTGGGAACTGAAGAGAGAGATGTCTAACTTACATCTGGTAACACAAGTGCAAGCAGAGCTACTCAGAAAGCTGAAAACCTCAGCTGCAATCAAGAAAG CCTGCACCCCAGCAGGATGTGTTGAAGACCTTGGGAAAGACCTCGCAAAATTGCACTTGACAAATTTCACTGCAACATACAAAAGATATCCCCCTTTGTCACCAAATGGCAAAGCTACTTGTTATGCTCCACCCTCCACTTTACCCGGAGATACAAAGGTTTTATCAGACAAAGCAGTTCTTCAGTCATGGACAGATAATGAGAGACTGATTCCTAATGATGGTACCGACTTTCAGGAGCACAACTCTTACGGCCGAAATTCTCTGGATGATAATTCTTGGGTATTCCCAAGCCCTCCTAAGTCAAGTGAGACAACATTTGgtgagaataaaaacaaaaccttccctTTATCCAACCTGCCACCACTGCACTACTTGGACCAGCATAATCAGAACTGCCTTTACAAAAGCTAA
- the Azi2 gene encoding 5-azacytidine-induced protein 2 isoform X2, with protein MRNLNPPSSNWEVEKLSLDLKIHGLEQELEVMRKECHDLKIELQKAKQTGPPQENIPQDRDLIRRSLSREEDGPHQGLLHSDNMQHAYWELKREMSNLHLVTQVQAELLRKLKTSAAIKKACTPAGCVEDLGKDLAKLHLTNFTATYKRYPPLSPNGKATCYAPPSTLPGDTKVLSDKAVLQSWTDNERLIPNDGTDFQEHNSYGRNSLDDNSWVFPSPPKSSETTFGENKNKTFPLSNLPPLHYLDQHNQNCLYKS; from the exons ATGAGGAATTTAAATCCACCCTCATCCAACTGGGAGGTGGAAAAGTTAAGCCTTGACTTGAAGATCCATGGTTTGGAACAAGAGCTGGAAGTAATGAGGAAAGAATGCCACGACCTCAAAATAGAGCTACAGAAAGCCAAACAGACG GGTCCACCTCAGGAAAACATTCCTCAGGACAGAGATCTCATCAGACGGAGCCTGTCGAGGGAGGAAGATGGTCCACATCAAGGCCTTCTCCACAG TGATAATATGCAACATGCATACTGGGAACTGAAGAGAGAGATGTCTAACTTACATCTGGTAACACAAGTGCAAGCAGAGCTACTCAGAAAGCTGAAAACCTCAGCTGCAATCAAGAAAG CCTGCACCCCAGCAGGATGTGTTGAAGACCTTGGGAAAGACCTCGCAAAATTGCACTTGACAAATTTCACTGCAACATACAAAAGATATCCCCCTTTGTCACCAAATGGCAAAGCTACTTGTTATGCTCCACCCTCCACTTTACCCGGAGATACAAAGGTTTTATCAGACAAAGCAGTTCTTCAGTCATGGACAGATAATGAGAGACTGATTCCTAATGATGGTACCGACTTTCAGGAGCACAACTCTTACGGCCGAAATTCTCTGGATGATAATTCTTGGGTATTCCCAAGCCCTCCTAAGTCAAGTGAGACAACATTTGgtgagaataaaaacaaaaccttccctTTATCCAACCTGCCACCACTGCACTACTTGGACCAGCATAATCAGAACTGCCTTTACAAAAGCTAA
- the Cmc1 gene encoding COX assembly mitochondrial protein homolog isoform X2: protein MALDPADFTRCCKDSGILMVVKCRKENSALKDCLTAYYNDPAFYEECKLEYLKEREEFRKTGIPTKKRLQKLPTSM, encoded by the exons attttACCAGATGTTGCAAGGACTCTGGAATCCTTATGGTAGTAAAATGCCGGAAAGAAAATTCTGCATTGAAAGATTGTCTAACTGCTTA CTATAATGATCCAGCCTTCTATGAAGAATGCAAATTGGAATATCTCAAGGAAAGGGAAGAATTCAGAAAAACTGGAATTCCTACTAAGAAGAGACTACAGAAGCTTCCTACAAGCATGTAG